In Acaryochloris marina S15, a single genomic region encodes these proteins:
- a CDS encoding glycoside hydrolase 100 family protein — MSELPIIQMAEKLHESAIIYYQDRPVGTIAAQDSDADALNYDQCFVRDFVPSAFVFLLQKRHDIVQNFLVETLALQKQVRRVDGFEVPLGLMPASFKVQTEAGRQYLTADFGDHAIGRVTPIDSCLWWIIVLRAYVKASGDTALAKRPDFQEGLHLILKLCLSSQFEMSPTLLVPDAACMIDRRMGIDGHPLEIQALFYGALRSARELLTPTSEGENWIRKINDRLQALLFRVRNYYWLDLDKLNEIHRYKGDQFGESVMNKFNIYPDSIPYWLTEWMPDWAGYLAGNLGPSRMDFRFFALGNLMAIMTSMADSTQSQQIMDLIELQWDDLVGRMPMKICFPAVEGLEWRITTGSDPKNTPWSYHNGGSWPVLLWMLMAAAIKTKRQKLGEQAWMTASYRFEEDEWPEYYDGKNGRLVGKSSRKYQTWTIASFLLATLLQDNPEQIAPFIFEEEDSTEAN, encoded by the coding sequence ATGTCTGAACTACCGATTATCCAAATGGCAGAAAAGCTCCATGAGTCTGCCATTATCTATTATCAGGATCGCCCTGTAGGTACGATTGCCGCTCAGGATTCAGACGCGGATGCCCTCAATTACGATCAGTGCTTTGTGCGGGATTTTGTCCCTTCCGCCTTCGTTTTTTTGCTGCAGAAGCGACATGATATTGTTCAAAATTTTTTGGTAGAGACGTTAGCTTTACAAAAGCAGGTTCGGCGAGTGGATGGTTTTGAGGTTCCTTTAGGATTGATGCCTGCCAGTTTTAAAGTGCAAACGGAAGCAGGGCGTCAATATCTCACTGCTGATTTTGGCGACCATGCGATTGGTCGGGTGACACCGATTGATTCGTGTTTATGGTGGATTATTGTACTGCGAGCTTATGTGAAAGCGTCTGGAGATACTGCTTTAGCAAAGCGGCCCGATTTTCAGGAAGGGTTACATCTAATTCTCAAGCTTTGCCTCAGTTCACAATTTGAGATGTCGCCCACTTTATTGGTGCCTGATGCAGCCTGTATGATTGACCGCCGGATGGGGATAGATGGCCATCCGTTAGAAATTCAAGCATTGTTTTATGGGGCCCTGCGGTCAGCCAGGGAATTATTGACACCCACCTCAGAAGGAGAGAATTGGATTCGCAAGATTAATGATCGCCTTCAGGCGCTCCTGTTTCGAGTGCGTAACTACTATTGGCTAGATCTAGACAAACTGAATGAAATTCATCGCTATAAAGGGGATCAATTTGGGGAGTCGGTGATGAATAAATTCAATATTTATCCGGATTCCATTCCTTACTGGCTAACGGAGTGGATGCCAGATTGGGCTGGCTATTTAGCCGGAAATCTAGGTCCTAGTCGGATGGATTTTCGCTTCTTTGCTTTGGGCAATTTAATGGCCATCATGACCTCTATGGCTGATTCCACTCAAAGCCAGCAAATCATGGATCTGATTGAACTACAGTGGGACGATTTAGTTGGGCGGATGCCGATGAAAATCTGTTTTCCGGCGGTTGAAGGGTTAGAGTGGCGGATTACGACGGGTTCGGATCCTAAAAATACCCCCTGGTCCTATCACAATGGCGGCAGCTGGCCCGTGTTGCTGTGGATGCTGATGGCGGCTGCCATTAAAACCAAACGTCAAAAATTAGGGGAACAGGCTTGGATGACGGCCTCCTACCGATTTGAAGAAGATGAATGGCCCGAATATTATGACGGCAAGAATGGGCGTTTGGTCGGTAAATCTTCTCGAAAATATCAGACCTGGACCATTGCTAGTTTTTTGTTGGCGACGTTGCTCCAAGACAACCCTGAGCAGATTGCTCCGTTTATCTTTGAGGAAGAGGATAGTACAGAAGCCAATTAG
- a CDS encoding YggS family pyridoxal phosphate-dependent enzyme → MPSSQPLTLKDRVISIQGALPPSVRLIAVSKYMPAALIREAYDAGLRDFGESRVQEAIQKQAELQDLSGLTWHLIGHLQSNKAKLAVRHFDWIHSVDSLALAQRLNRIVESVEHSPQLCLQVKPLSDPDKFGWMFADLKTDLPALQACSHLRWRGLMTILPMGLTSQETLNAFHETQKLAQDISQPSQENFTLSDLSMGMSKDYQLAVQAGATMVRVGRSLFGDRPLP, encoded by the coding sequence ATGCCTTCTTCGCAGCCATTGACTCTCAAGGATCGAGTCATCTCTATTCAGGGGGCCTTGCCGCCATCCGTTCGTTTGATTGCTGTATCCAAATATATGCCGGCTGCTTTGATCCGAGAGGCCTATGACGCAGGTCTACGGGATTTTGGCGAAAGCCGGGTACAGGAAGCGATTCAGAAACAAGCTGAGTTGCAGGATCTCTCAGGGCTCACTTGGCATCTCATCGGTCATCTTCAAAGCAATAAAGCCAAACTAGCTGTTCGACACTTCGATTGGATTCACTCTGTGGATAGCTTAGCTTTAGCCCAGCGCCTCAATCGGATTGTTGAATCGGTAGAACATTCACCTCAGCTATGTTTGCAAGTCAAACCCCTCTCAGATCCTGACAAATTCGGATGGATGTTTGCTGATCTCAAAACAGATCTACCCGCTTTACAAGCCTGCTCCCATCTTCGCTGGCGTGGATTAATGACGATATTACCGATGGGTTTAACGAGCCAAGAAACCTTAAATGCTTTTCACGAAACTCAAAAGCTAGCTCAAGATATTTCCCAGCCATCTCAGGAGAATTTCACCTTGAGTGACCTGTCCATGGGGATGTCCAAGGATTATCAGTTGGCCGTTCAGGCTGGAGCAACAATGGTTCGAGTAGGACGTAGCCTTTTTGGGGATCGACCTCTGCCTTAA
- the pipX gene encoding transcriptional coactivator PipX, whose translation MITETYLNHPTFGLLYSLCVIDARSALYTTLYAQRLFFIVTTSEERLEFSPITRQEAKVTVESRLRFLRRSGTRQDYDQLQLVHQQTFQ comes from the coding sequence ATGATCACTGAAACGTATCTGAATCATCCAACTTTTGGTCTACTCTACAGTCTGTGTGTGATTGATGCTAGGAGTGCGTTGTACACCACACTTTATGCCCAACGGTTATTTTTTATAGTCACCACTTCTGAAGAGCGGTTAGAATTTTCTCCCATCACTCGGCAAGAGGCCAAAGTCACCGTTGAAAGTCGTCTCAGATTTCTGAGGCGGTCTGGTACCCGCCAAGACTATGACCAACTTCAGCTTGTTCACCAACAAACCTTTCAATAA
- a CDS encoding cell division protein SepF yields the protein MSSLFGRLKDFVGIPESDDDYDYVDEYDEIQNDGYSDHSYSAEYSEDPVEVGEALKSQSEKEQGSQVSSTTSNVVGMPGAGRLWGSTTEVLVMEPRAFEEMPQVIQALRERKSVVLNLTMMEPIQAQRAVDFVAGATYTIDGHQERVGDSIFLFTPNCVQVSTHLGVVHEAPTTPHFSRPAATASWKNDVQMNQAIAQ from the coding sequence GTGAGCAGTTTATTTGGCAGATTAAAGGATTTCGTCGGCATCCCAGAATCGGATGACGATTATGATTACGTGGATGAATATGACGAAATTCAAAACGATGGGTATTCGGATCATTCTTATTCAGCAGAGTATTCCGAAGACCCCGTTGAAGTGGGTGAAGCACTGAAAAGTCAATCTGAAAAAGAACAGGGGTCTCAAGTGAGTTCTACTACTAGTAATGTTGTGGGTATGCCAGGTGCGGGTCGCTTATGGGGATCTACCACTGAAGTTTTGGTGATGGAGCCACGAGCGTTTGAAGAAATGCCCCAAGTGATCCAAGCTCTACGTGAGCGTAAGTCTGTGGTTCTTAATCTGACCATGATGGAACCGATTCAGGCTCAGCGAGCCGTTGATTTCGTGGCGGGTGCAACCTATACCATTGACGGTCATCAAGAGCGTGTTGGAGATAGCATCTTCCTATTCACTCCTAATTGTGTTCAGGTCAGCACCCATCTTGGTGTTGTTCATGAAGCACCGACTACACCCCATTTTTCACGACCTGCAGCCACTGCATCTTGGAAAAATGATGTGCAGATGAATCAGGCCATTGCTCAGTAA
- a CDS encoding anthranilate synthase component I encodes MDELKPWYWRSVPLLERSGTDIFAALFADQKIATLLESPYPHPLGQYSICAGGPRNDTDTLRLWTPELGQILPFLEHQLQIKKPLCPDDIPDDLPFQGGWLGWLGYDLAWEIERLPQLNPDPLPFPIAFWYEPENFAILDHQHQILWLAVTDTHQLDHLEHQLASYAPQQIDQPFKATDFQFLTSQVEYEAMVRQALAHIQAGDIFQANLSTRFSVTANVDSWQLYQQLQTINPSPFASYWQTPWGAVVSCSPERLVRLKGSQAETRPIAGTRARGITPEEDQKLAQALSENLKERAEHTMLVDLERNDLGRVCTWGSVTVDEFLVLEYYSHVIHLVSNIVGTLQPAHSAVELIRSVFPGGTITGCPKVRCMKIIETLEPYRRSLFYGSCGYLDYRGQLDLNILIRTLLITPIHPPTRASQSSVLSSVIWGQVGAGIVADSDPKQEWLESLQKAKAQVEAIQAMSQ; translated from the coding sequence ATGGACGAATTAAAGCCTTGGTATTGGCGATCTGTACCACTACTCGAACGCAGTGGTACAGATATTTTTGCAGCCTTATTTGCTGATCAAAAGATCGCGACCTTGCTCGAAAGCCCCTATCCCCATCCCCTCGGTCAGTACTCAATTTGCGCAGGCGGTCCTCGGAACGATACCGACACGTTGCGCTTATGGACACCTGAATTGGGGCAGATATTACCGTTCTTGGAACACCAGTTACAAATTAAAAAGCCTTTATGCCCAGATGATATCCCTGACGATTTGCCCTTTCAGGGTGGGTGGCTGGGGTGGCTGGGGTATGACCTCGCTTGGGAAATCGAGCGTTTACCGCAACTGAATCCTGATCCATTGCCATTCCCTATCGCCTTTTGGTATGAACCTGAAAACTTTGCAATTTTGGATCATCAGCATCAGATTCTCTGGTTAGCTGTAACGGATACCCACCAGCTAGACCACCTAGAACACCAGTTAGCATCCTATGCCCCACAACAAATCGATCAACCGTTTAAGGCGACAGACTTTCAGTTTTTGACTAGCCAAGTTGAGTATGAAGCGATGGTGCGACAGGCCCTAGCCCATATTCAAGCTGGGGACATTTTCCAGGCCAATCTCTCTACTCGGTTTTCTGTCACGGCCAACGTCGATTCCTGGCAACTCTATCAACAACTGCAAACAATCAACCCATCCCCCTTTGCCAGCTACTGGCAAACTCCATGGGGAGCGGTCGTCAGTTGTTCACCAGAACGGCTTGTTCGGCTCAAAGGGTCACAAGCCGAGACCCGCCCTATTGCAGGGACTCGCGCCCGGGGAATCACCCCCGAAGAGGATCAGAAATTAGCTCAAGCTTTAAGTGAGAACTTAAAAGAGAGAGCGGAGCATACCATGCTGGTCGATCTGGAACGCAACGACCTAGGTCGAGTCTGTACCTGGGGATCGGTCACTGTCGATGAATTCCTAGTCCTTGAATACTACAGTCACGTGATTCATCTAGTCAGCAATATTGTTGGTACCCTGCAGCCTGCCCATTCTGCGGTTGAGTTGATTCGTTCGGTCTTCCCAGGAGGAACCATCACCGGCTGCCCCAAGGTTCGTTGTATGAAAATTATTGAAACGTTAGAACCTTATCGACGGAGTTTGTTTTATGGCTCCTGCGGATATTTAGATTACCGGGGACAGCTAGATCTGAATATTTTGATCCGAACCTTACTGATTACCCCCATACATCCCCCAACACGAGCCTCACAAAGTTCTGTCCTGTCTTCTGTAATTTGGGGGCAAGTAGGAGCGGGAATTGTGGCAGATAGTGACCCCAAACAAGAATGGTTAGAATCCTTACAAAAAGCTAAAGCTCAGGTGGAAGCAATTCAAGCGATGAGTCAGTAG
- a CDS encoding serine/threonine phosphatase: MIKCPQCNYHNIDDHRFCQQCGTSLTQKHCASCGHLVDFEVTHCPQCDHLTGTIWWTLITPLVSLEQSPSLIELSSIDTIPVGEPVALLDDEPSTEELLDSIERLVGDQPDRSDAVKLDPPSASTAVLPQRGDSDIPSMSPAIQSFLDQNPRYQLLASMVPQDPKLAENGNLELTILDTQPLQVSPLAIMLNQLEGAINPADMGQPETIKDFLEAQPLPFPIVLEPYLALRQQFPLLLPHVHDAWQSEQQAVILLENRADLPSLKEVIAEGQTSPTQILYWLEQTLNFAVICSPWQCLPSVLHKENLKIDQGQILCLQQLLFEPGQFWPGKPEKGSTSIQSPTWDDLRYVWLDLLQGLGASLSEQFQPLLINLQSAENVTQTELLEYLNELSQLLPSTQPPTTPTQVHQSSVAGTGAVPTLILPNQLVHLAAAGQTDDGRDRHHNEDYFVIDQRLQQICNPHQNQVSGQGLYILCDGMGGHAGGEIASSLATETLAQYFQAHWQTEFPDTAMVKDAIYAANHALFQLNEEKAGNSRMGTTLVMALVQDTHIQIAHVGDSRLYRLTHQSGLEQITVDHEVGQREIQRGTDPTVAYARPDAYQLTQALGPRENEALEPDIQLLTAAEDTLWLICSDGLTDNHLLEVHCDQYLLPMLNSQIPLQQGVNELIMLANEHNGHDNITVIAILMRVQPQRSSQTY, encoded by the coding sequence ATGATTAAATGTCCCCAGTGTAATTACCACAACATTGACGATCATCGTTTCTGTCAACAATGTGGCACTTCCCTTACTCAAAAACACTGTGCAAGTTGTGGACATTTAGTAGATTTTGAAGTTACCCACTGTCCCCAATGTGATCATTTGACCGGAACCATTTGGTGGACTCTAATTACACCGCTCGTTAGCCTCGAACAATCCCCGAGCCTTATAGAACTTTCTTCTATCGATACGATTCCCGTTGGAGAACCCGTTGCCCTTCTGGATGACGAACCCTCTACAGAAGAGCTGCTAGACTCCATTGAGCGTTTAGTAGGTGATCAGCCAGATCGATCAGACGCTGTGAAACTCGATCCACCTAGTGCCTCAACAGCAGTGTTACCGCAGCGGGGTGACTCAGATATTCCATCCATGTCTCCTGCTATCCAGAGTTTTTTGGATCAAAACCCTCGATATCAGCTCTTAGCATCAATGGTGCCTCAAGATCCGAAACTTGCGGAAAATGGCAACCTTGAGCTCACTATTCTAGATACGCAGCCGCTGCAGGTCTCGCCCCTGGCTATTATGTTGAACCAGTTAGAGGGAGCTATTAATCCTGCTGACATGGGTCAGCCAGAAACGATTAAAGATTTTTTAGAAGCGCAGCCTTTGCCGTTCCCGATCGTTCTAGAACCATACCTAGCCCTGAGGCAACAGTTTCCTCTCCTGCTACCCCATGTCCATGACGCTTGGCAGTCAGAACAACAGGCAGTCATTTTATTAGAGAACCGCGCTGATTTGCCGTCTTTAAAGGAAGTCATTGCCGAAGGTCAAACGAGTCCCACTCAAATTCTGTACTGGCTAGAACAAACTTTGAATTTTGCAGTGATTTGTTCTCCCTGGCAATGCTTACCTAGCGTTCTCCACAAAGAAAACTTAAAGATCGATCAGGGACAAATCCTCTGCCTTCAGCAACTTCTATTTGAGCCCGGTCAGTTCTGGCCGGGTAAGCCTGAAAAGGGTAGTACCTCCATCCAATCCCCGACCTGGGACGATTTAAGGTATGTCTGGTTAGATTTATTGCAAGGATTGGGAGCTTCCCTCTCAGAGCAATTTCAGCCCTTGTTGATCAATTTGCAATCTGCTGAGAACGTTACTCAAACAGAGCTTCTGGAATACTTAAATGAATTAAGTCAGCTTTTACCTAGTACCCAGCCTCCTACGACTCCTACACAGGTTCATCAATCTTCCGTTGCTGGAACGGGTGCTGTGCCAACCCTGATTTTGCCCAATCAGTTGGTTCATTTGGCAGCGGCAGGTCAAACGGATGATGGTCGAGATCGACATCACAACGAAGATTACTTTGTAATTGATCAACGGCTCCAACAAATTTGTAACCCCCACCAAAACCAAGTTTCTGGCCAAGGACTCTACATTCTCTGTGATGGTATGGGAGGACATGCTGGGGGGGAGATTGCGAGTTCTTTAGCGACAGAAACCCTAGCTCAATATTTTCAAGCCCATTGGCAGACTGAGTTTCCCGATACTGCAATGGTGAAGGATGCCATTTATGCTGCGAACCATGCTCTCTTTCAGTTGAATGAAGAGAAGGCTGGCAATAGTCGCATGGGCACCACCCTAGTGATGGCTTTGGTTCAAGATACTCATATTCAAATTGCTCATGTCGGTGATAGTCGTCTATATCGTCTGACCCATCAATCAGGATTAGAACAAATCACGGTTGATCATGAGGTTGGGCAAAGAGAGATTCAACGAGGAACCGATCCGACCGTGGCCTACGCCCGGCCGGATGCTTATCAACTCACTCAAGCTCTAGGGCCTAGAGAGAATGAGGCCTTGGAGCCCGATATCCAGCTCCTCACTGCCGCCGAAGATACTTTATGGTTGATTTGTTCGGATGGATTAACAGATAATCACCTATTGGAAGTCCACTGTGACCAATACTTATTGCCCATGCTTAACTCTCAAATCCCCTTGCAACAAGGGGTTAATGAGTTGATTATGCTGGCTAACGAACATAATGGTCACGACAACATCACGGTCATTGCCATCCTGATGAGAGTCCAACCTCAGCGATCTTCCCAGACCTATTAA
- a CDS encoding FHA domain-containing serine/threonine-protein kinase: MVTLTLLDPTNKAPIKQWLFTTSKQINIGRSSDNHIVLRDILVSRYHLELRLSKQLESSFTWQLHSLGSNGTFVNGKLTNQAELNDDTIIQLGLTGPILRFQQQLPYQIGAKRQSATTRSQNSSCSHEGNLPGNLFCVHCGQSLKVLQTLGPYEVMKVIGMGGMGTTFLVRHQDDKSQKPQLQVLKEMNADMEKIPKAQELFKREARMLRSLQHSGIPRLYDFFTENDKQYLVMELIHGQDLDRWVNQHGPLPPHQVLQWMIQACDILDYIHCHNPPIIHRDLKPGNILVRNRDSQVFIIDFGAVKEASLVPGTRIAVEGYSAPEQGLGRPTIQSDLYGIGATLLFLITGQSPLQFYKNLGHGYRIELANILSIPTQIKAIIEKVTHPHPDHRFQTAKELQQALKNCL; encoded by the coding sequence GTGGTTACATTAACCCTTCTTGACCCCACCAATAAGGCTCCTATCAAACAATGGCTGTTCACCACGTCTAAGCAGATTAATATTGGCCGTTCTTCCGATAATCACATTGTCCTCAGAGACATACTGGTGTCTCGGTATCATCTTGAACTGCGTCTGAGCAAACAGCTAGAGTCCTCCTTTACCTGGCAACTCCATAGTCTGGGCAGCAATGGAACGTTTGTAAATGGAAAACTGACGAACCAGGCAGAACTCAACGATGACACAATTATTCAGCTAGGATTGACGGGGCCGATTTTGAGATTTCAGCAGCAACTTCCCTACCAGATTGGAGCCAAACGTCAATCGGCGACCACTCGTTCCCAGAATTCTTCCTGCTCCCATGAGGGTAATTTGCCAGGCAACCTTTTTTGCGTGCATTGTGGTCAATCCCTTAAGGTTCTCCAGACGCTTGGTCCTTACGAAGTCATGAAGGTCATTGGCATGGGAGGCATGGGAACCACTTTCTTGGTGCGGCACCAGGATGATAAGAGTCAAAAACCTCAGCTTCAGGTGCTCAAGGAAATGAATGCCGATATGGAAAAAATTCCTAAGGCACAGGAATTATTCAAGCGGGAAGCTCGGATGCTGAGATCTCTCCAGCACTCTGGTATTCCCCGGTTATACGATTTCTTTACCGAGAACGATAAACAATATCTCGTGATGGAGCTGATTCACGGCCAAGATTTAGATCGGTGGGTAAATCAGCATGGCCCGTTACCACCGCATCAGGTGTTGCAGTGGATGATTCAGGCCTGTGACATTTTGGACTACATTCATTGTCATAATCCACCGATCATTCATCGAGATCTGAAGCCCGGTAATATTCTGGTGCGGAATCGAGACAGCCAAGTTTTTATTATTGATTTTGGAGCTGTTAAAGAAGCAAGCCTTGTCCCCGGAACCCGGATTGCGGTTGAGGGTTATAGTGCACCAGAACAGGGATTAGGTCGTCCCACGATTCAATCGGATCTCTACGGTATTGGTGCAACTCTTTTATTCCTGATTACAGGTCAAAGTCCACTGCAATTTTACAAAAACCTGGGTCATGGCTATCGGATTGAATTGGCGAATATCCTGAGCATTCCAACTCAGATCAAAGCCATTATTGAAAAAGTGACCCATCCCCATCCGGATCATCGCTTTCAAACTGCGAAGGAACTTCAGCAAGCTCTAAAAAACTGTCTATAG
- the msrA gene encoding peptide-methionine (S)-S-oxide reductase MsrA, producing the protein MIKRWFAIALLSLITWLGPIGMAAEAQDLAKATFAGGCFWCMEKPFDVIDGVVSTTSGYTGGKKLNPTYKEVSSGKTGHAESVQVEYDPSKVSYETLLEAFWQNVDPLDAGGQFCDRGDQYRTNVFYHSDEQKALAEKSKAELDSSGKFATPIVTEIVTAATFYLAEDYHQNYYQTNSNKYRFYRYSCGRDQRLTKLWGEEDS; encoded by the coding sequence ATGATCAAACGCTGGTTTGCGATCGCATTATTGTCTCTAATCACTTGGCTAGGCCCCATAGGCATGGCGGCTGAAGCCCAAGACCTCGCCAAGGCCACCTTTGCAGGCGGATGCTTCTGGTGCATGGAGAAGCCTTTTGATGTCATCGATGGTGTCGTATCCACTACATCAGGATATACCGGCGGTAAAAAACTGAATCCCACCTATAAAGAAGTATCGTCAGGAAAAACTGGTCATGCCGAATCTGTGCAGGTGGAATATGACCCCAGTAAAGTCAGCTATGAAACCCTTCTGGAGGCGTTTTGGCAAAATGTTGATCCATTAGATGCCGGGGGACAATTTTGCGATCGCGGCGACCAATACCGCACCAATGTCTTCTACCATTCAGATGAGCAAAAAGCCCTAGCCGAAAAATCTAAAGCTGAATTAGATAGCTCTGGTAAATTTGCCACGCCCATCGTCACGGAGATTGTCACAGCAGCAACCTTTTATCTGGCAGAAGACTATCATCAGAACTATTATCAAACCAACTCCAACAAGTATCGCTTTTATCGGTATAGCTGTGGCCGAGATCAGCGACTCACCAAACTCTGGGGAGAAGAAGATAGCTAG
- a CDS encoding energy-coupling factor transporter transmembrane protein EcfT, which produces MDLLRSLPLGLYLEQPRTWLHRLDPRVKLAWLMMFLLTPLLADLPWRFALVLGLILLTISATIPWRVWRKQIGWLLLLCLLVCSVTTLMPDGLAVSYQPRLPTQELTFTQEPSSLPTESQPWYQPLIFWQGSEENLPPSLPQPTPYQYVLFHHGPVRITRRSLELGLRLATWLFTLIYGTTLYLLTTAPEEITVAIEVLLQPLKRWRIPITEVTLTLTLALRFMPLVLEEIQNLIRAIRTRAINWKKLGVRGAFQLWLMLADRLIENLFLRAEQVASAMTVRGFTSPNHHQVRWHQLQIRLMDQFALVLVVLVCGLRIWVGMLP; this is translated from the coding sequence ATGGATCTGCTTCGCTCCCTTCCCCTTGGGCTTTACCTGGAACAACCTCGCACTTGGCTACATCGGCTTGATCCCAGAGTAAAACTGGCTTGGCTGATGATGTTCCTGCTCACGCCATTACTGGCAGATTTACCCTGGCGGTTTGCCTTAGTCTTGGGATTGATCCTACTCACCATTTCGGCGACCATTCCATGGCGAGTCTGGCGCAAGCAAATTGGCTGGTTATTGTTGTTATGTCTATTGGTTTGTAGCGTTACCACCTTAATGCCAGATGGCCTGGCAGTGTCCTATCAACCCAGACTACCGACTCAAGAACTGACATTTACGCAAGAACCCTCTTCCCTGCCAACAGAATCTCAACCCTGGTATCAACCCCTGATTTTTTGGCAGGGTTCAGAGGAAAATCTCCCTCCCTCTCTTCCTCAACCCACACCATATCAATATGTGCTCTTTCATCATGGCCCCGTCAGAATCACTCGCCGATCCCTAGAATTAGGATTAAGGTTGGCAACTTGGCTATTTACCTTAATTTATGGAACAACCCTATATCTCCTGACAACGGCTCCAGAAGAAATAACCGTCGCCATTGAGGTTCTGTTGCAACCCTTGAAGCGGTGGCGTATTCCCATCACTGAAGTGACCCTAACCCTAACCCTAGCGCTGCGCTTTATGCCCCTGGTTCTGGAAGAAATCCAAAATTTGATTCGAGCTATTCGTACTCGTGCCATTAATTGGAAGAAATTAGGGGTACGGGGAGCCTTCCAGCTCTGGCTGATGTTGGCCGATCGCCTCATTGAGAATCTATTTTTACGGGCAGAACAAGTGGCTAGTGCCATGACCGTACGGGGCTTTACCAGTCCTAATCACCACCAAGTCAGGTGGCATCAACTCCAAATTCGGTTGATGGATCAGTTTGCTTTAGTTTTAGTGGTCTTGGTTTGCGGCTTACGCATTTGGGTCGGAATGCTTCCCTAA
- a CDS encoding pseudouridine synthase — translation MAWQHILFYKPYGVLSQFTDRQDTEHPTLKQFISIPDIYPVGRLDRDSEGLLLLSNHGGLQHQLCDPKFGHPRTYWVQVERIPDTAALQKLQQGVTIRNYRTRPTQASLLTEPPSLPPRTPPIRVRKHIPTAWITMTLYEGRNRQVRRMTAAVGFPTLRLVRVAIAHLQLKDLQPGQWRHLSSPEINQLQSLTHLPHL, via the coding sequence ATGGCTTGGCAACATATATTGTTCTATAAGCCCTATGGGGTCCTTAGCCAGTTTACGGATCGGCAAGACACTGAGCATCCAACCTTAAAACAATTTATTTCAATCCCCGATATTTATCCGGTTGGTCGATTGGATCGGGATAGCGAAGGTTTATTATTGCTATCCAATCATGGTGGTCTCCAACATCAGTTGTGTGATCCTAAGTTTGGACATCCCCGCACCTATTGGGTTCAGGTGGAAAGAATTCCTGATACAGCTGCGTTACAAAAACTTCAGCAGGGAGTCACGATCCGCAACTATCGAACACGACCGACTCAAGCCTCACTCTTAACTGAGCCACCTTCTTTACCTCCCCGGACTCCACCGATTCGGGTTCGCAAGCATATCCCTACGGCATGGATAACGATGACCCTCTATGAGGGCCGCAACCGCCAGGTACGAAGAATGACAGCGGCTGTGGGTTTCCCAACCTTACGTTTGGTACGGGTTGCGATCGCACATTTGCAACTCAAGGATCTGCAGCCGGGCCAATGGCGTCACCTTTCGTCACCAGAAATCAATCAACTTCAATCCCTGACACACTTACCTCATCTCTAG